The genomic segment CATGCCTCGCATAGAAAATGTCCTCCCACATAGCTCTAAGCTCAACTTCAATAACAAAAGTGTTGAAGATCCACCAGCCCCTGGCCACTACAAGCCTGACATTGTGGTCCTTGATGACAAAGCCATACCTCCTACctccttctccagcaacactgcCATCGAAATTCACCTTAAAAAAAGCTAGAGTGGGGGCTCCTAGTTGTTTCTCTTCTATTTTCATATTATATAGAACCTAGTTGGAGCTAACTAGAAATAAAATATCTAATTACACATGATTGACTTAACTAGAGATTGCAGTTCATCAGGACGATGAAAGGCTAACATATGCAACTTTTTGCAAattaaattgatattttttatACGGATTTGTAGAAAGTGATAAGGGAAGACCTTATCCGCAATGCTGTTATATTATTGAGCATGGAATGCAAAAAGAAATTATATatccacttttttttctttttgagattaGTTAACTAATATATACTAATCAACACTCAATAATCTGCATGTTAACTTTCTGATTGAAGACCACAATAAGACATTCATCAATTGTAAGTGTTTCTTGCCAATGTTTTTCATGTCAAATAAGAGGACacattttagcaaaaaaaaaaaaaaaaataagaggacaCATCCCATCCACCAATTGACAGTAAgaaatttattaataattagaaatattgagaaagaaaaagagataaaCTTGTCCAACCATGTCAAGCAGCAGGAGAGGATCCAGCCTCACCCAAATCCCACCAATCAAAAGCCTCCTTTCCACCAGTCCTAGATGTCCCCCCATCTCCATGCCTCCATCCCCCACATCCATAAACTACATCATTCTCCACTCAATCCCGCAAATACCTTATCCCTCCTATCTCCCCTCGCGCCCTCTCTCCATGGCCACCACCTCCCTGCAATCCCTTTTTCATCCCCACCACCACTCCTTTACCTCCACCCCTGACTCTTCCCTCTTCCTCAAACCCGCCACCACCCCAACCAAACTCCTCTccaacctctcttcctcctccatcaCCACCACCCCATCCTCTCCTATCactcccaccaccaccacctcctcctcctcctccttcgctGTCATCGCCCGTCACCTCGAGGCAAGCGACTTCCGGCAGGCTGACGAGGAGACGCGGCGCCTCCTCATCGCCCTCGCAGGCGACGCCGCGCAGAAGCGCGGCTACGTCTTCTTCTCCGAGGTCCAGTTCATCGACGCCGCCGACCTCCAGGCCATCGACCGGCTGTGGCGCCTCCACAGCTCCGACCGCTTCGGCTACAGCGTGCAACGCCGGATATGGGAGAAGTCCCGCCGCGACTTCAGCCGCTTCTTCATCCGCGTCGGCTGGATGAAGCGCCTCGACACCGAGGTGGAGCAGTACACGTACAGGGCCTTCCCGGATGAGTTCATCTGGGAGCTCAAAGATGATACTCCTGAAGGCCACCTCCCACTGACCAATGCTTTGAGAGGGACTCAGCTTCTTGCTCGTATATTGACGCACCCTGCTTTTGAGGAGGAGAGtttagaggaggaggaggaggaggagaaagaaggtgAAGGTGGTGAGAAGGATGTGGAGAAGGAGAGGCCCAAGCCTCTGAGCAATACAAAAACCTTCAAACCAGATTACTCCTTTTAAACATGGTTTTGAAGGTCGGCAgcctattttattttaaataagccTTCCATGGCTGTCTAATTATTTccatttcctttctttttggtATTTTCGTTCTCTTAAACATGGATCATGGGAGAACTTTGCTGGCTGTGAATGGGTTGTTGCATGTTGCATGaagtattaatacataaaatgTCATCCAATTACAGAGTTCTTAGCGTCATCTTAGGCTTCTTTTTTTGTCTCTATACTTGTGAGCCGGATAGGTTGCAACTCAGAGGTCAAGGGATAAACACTCCATACTAATGAGGGAAAGTCTTGTTCACAAAGATGTGAGGTTGTCGGGGCCGAATAAGTTGCAACTCAGAGGTCAAGGGATAAAGACCGTGATAAATGTTCCTGTCGTACTACTGTGCTTATTCCTGATGAAAGCGTAGAGAAAGCACACGGACGAACGGATTTATTACCCATTTTCATCCCGGCAGTTCACAAAAAACCGGGTCGGGATAAGTTTAAGGATATGCTAAGGTTTACAAAGTATATTCCTTGGAAGCATTCACAACATTGACATGATGGATTCTGAGCACGAAGACAAATACTGATGCAGAACGAATCTTCGTAGCACTCCAGACACTGTTCACGTAACTGGTATTTAAGATTGGTGCCCATTCAACATTTTCCATACAGTGAGTATGATATGATACAAAAAAACAATTCTGCCTTCCTTCTTAATCCCATGTTGGCAATTGCATGGTGGGAATAGAGGTTTGCCTTGATGATTTTGTTACATGCAACGAAGAAGCACTGTGTTTTCTGCAAGAGATTTAAACATGTGGATTGGCATTTACACCAGTAACGTTGCGTGGAGCATGTTCACCTCGAGGCTTGACCAATTGTTGTCAAAATATCTCCTAAATTTTTTTGCtgcacataaaaaaaaagaaaaaaaaaagttaatctACAGTTAGTACGCTGTGATTTCCATTACATATAATGCACAGGTTTGATGCAATCAAAGGGATTGCTGCCACTGCCAAATTGGAAAATTGATGCATTTTTTGGAAGAAGTTTCCTGAGGGTGCTGTCTAGACTCCTGGCTACCCTTTCCGCATGATATCTCGAAGGCCTGAGGCATTTACCAAGTGAAGGGGCAAAGAAAGACTGAAGAAGTTGGGAGGGCATGGAGGAAGCCGTTGATCCCACTCCTATTCAAGGATGCTAGAATCCATAAAAAAACGTTGAGTTTTGGTGACCAAGAAACCTCAGGATTGTGAGAGAATATAGGCAGCTTCCATTCAAGGGAAGAAAAACCAAATTATAATATATACAAGCTCTAGTTAAACATTCACTACTTAGTCGCGCACCACCAAA from the Phoenix dactylifera cultivar Barhee BC4 chromosome 14, palm_55x_up_171113_PBpolish2nd_filt_p, whole genome shotgun sequence genome contains:
- the LOC103714532 gene encoding tetrapyrrole-binding protein, chloroplastic, coding for MPPSPTSINYIILHSIPQIPYPSYLPSRPLSMATTSLQSLFHPHHHSFTSTPDSSLFLKPATTPTKLLSNLSSSSITTTPSSPITPTTTTSSSSSFAVIARHLEASDFRQADEETRRLLIALAGDAAQKRGYVFFSEVQFIDAADLQAIDRLWRLHSSDRFGYSVQRRIWEKSRRDFSRFFIRVGWMKRLDTEVEQYTYRAFPDEFIWELKDDTPEGHLPLTNALRGTQLLARILTHPAFEEESLEEEEEEEKEGEGGEKDVEKERPKPLSNTKTFKPDYSF